A single region of the Podospora pseudopauciseta strain CBS 411.78 chromosome 1, whole genome shotgun sequence genome encodes:
- the SWD3 gene encoding WD domain protein (COG:S; EggNog:ENOG503NXHV), whose product MSTLDSTTATPFPEPPSKRRRVDGDSMDSTPRYSSPGNLDGARDSTPPHDSSLVQQTQGLSIRRERASRSQSRERYNSRSPTSSRDGSRSRSRSRSRSRSRSLFRLRSRSQTPYSRSQSRSRSRSQSISRSQSAQPTPPSIHRPPIRPNYQPHLCLKGHMKAISQVRISPDGCWIASASADATVKIWDAATGECLDTIIGHMAGISCLAWAPDSNTIATGSDDKAIRLWDRLTGNPAHAAHSTPDATGKEYRGSSTIRGGRTGNGPLLGHHNYVYCLAFSPKGNILASGSYDEAVFLWDVRAGRLMRSLPAHSDPVSGIGFCNDGTLVVSCSTDGLMQVRVWDTSTGQCLRTLVHEDNPAVTNVCFSPNGRFVLAFNLDNSIRLWDYVSGTVKKTYQGHKNKGFSIGGCFGALTYAEDGYEPDEDDKPQPFIVSASEDGDIVMWDVVDKMIVQRITGAHDGVCFWVDVNGKTMISCGQDNTIKVFRHQPSRQPEAQPNGTTPNGINGHAEENGVAPDDNDTMAVDIEMELQRQIEDELVKQEQI is encoded by the exons ATGTCAACGCTCGACTCTACCACGGCGACCCCTTTTCCGGAACCACCTTCGAAGCGACGCCGAGTAGACGGTGACAGCATGGACTCAACACCACGGTACAGCTCGCCTGGCAACCTTGATGGTGCACGCGACAGCACCCCACCCCACGATAGCAGCCTCGTCCAACAGACCCAAGGTCTTTCAATACGTCGCGAGCGGGCCTCGCGCAGCCAAAGCAGAGAAAGATACAATTCCCGATCACCTACATCCTCCCGCGATGGCTCACGGTCAAGATCTCGGTCTCGTTCACGGTCGAGATCAAGATCCTTATTCAGATTGAGATCCCGCTCCCAAACACCATACTCTAGATCACAATCACGCTCCCGATCCCGTTCCCAGTCCATATCCCGTTCACAGTCTGCCCAACCGacccccccatccatccaccgACCGCCTATCAGACCAAActaccaacctcacctctgCCTCAAGGGGCACATGAAAGCCATCTCCCAAGTACGCATCTCCCCCGACGGGTGTTGGATCGCCTCTGCCTCGGCCGATGCCACAGTAAAGATATGGGATGCCGCTACGGGAGAATGCTTGGACACCATCATCGGGCACATGGCCGGTATTTCTTGTTTGGCTTGGGCGCCcgacagcaacaccatcGCCACGGGGTCCGACGACAAAGCTATCAGGTTGTGGGACAGGTTAACAGGGAACCCGGCGCATGCTGCGCACTCTACGCCGGATGCTACCGGAAAAGAATACAGAGGCTCGTCCACGATACGAGGAGGGAGAACTGGTAACGGTCCGTTATTGGGCCATCACAACTACGTTTACTGTCTGGCCTTTTCACCAAAAGGCAACATTCTGGCAAGCGGGAGCTATGATGAGGCGGTTTTCTTATGGGACGTCAGGGCTGggcggttgatgaggagtTTACCTGCGCACAGTGATCCAGTGAGCGGGATTGGGTTCTGTAACGACGGGacgttggtggtgagctgcAGTACGGATGGATTGATGCAAGT TCGTGTCTGGGACACTTCAACTGGGCAATGTCTTAGAACACTAGTCCACGAAGACAACCCAGCCGTCACCAACGTCTGCTTCAGCCCCAACGGCAGGTTCGTTCTAgccttcaacctcgacaacTCGATTCGACTATGGGACTACGTATCTGGTACGGTCAAGAAGACATATCAAGGTCACAAGAACAAAGGGTTCTCTATCGGGGGGTGTTTTGGCGCTCTTACCTACGCCGAGGATGGATACGAGCcagacgaagacgacaagCCGCAACCCTTCATAGTGTCAGCCAGCGAGGACGGCGACATTGTCATGTGGGATGTTGTAGACAAGATGATTGTCCAACGGATCACTGGGGCGCACGATGGCGTGTGCTTCTGGGTGGATGTCAACGGCAAGACAATGATCAGCTGTGGGCAggacaacaccatcaaagTGTTCAGACACCAGCCCAGCCGGCAGCCCGAGGCCCAGCCGAATGGTACCACACCAAATGGGATTAATGGTCATGCAGAAGAAAACGGGGTTGCCCCGGACGACAACGATACAATGGCTGTTGATATTGAGATGGAGCTGCAAAGGCAGATTGAAGACGAGTTGGTAAAGCAGGAGCAGATTTAA
- the ISC1 gene encoding phospholipase C type enzyme (EggNog:ENOG503NW9A; COG:T; BUSCO:EOG09263A64), whose protein sequence is MEELPTELNIVTLNCWGLKFISKLRNERLAEIGRQLAIADPSPHIVCLQECFTQEDYKAIRRETRFILPYGKFYFSGPFGGGLAILSKWPIEESTLFRYPLNGRPTAFWRGDWYVGKGVACAKVRYGPAAKQVIEVFCTHTHSPYEAGQPNDSYLAQRLAQSWEISKLLRGAAERGHLVLGCGDFNMIPMSLEHQLVTANTPVRDVWRVLHPDSSLGPADHPAEKARRRPIPTAGFNIEENGAASDGPYCTWRWTKEQQKLLGPGKPPVTVPPDTIDRRGKRLDYIFAGSGDIASLNGGWVVKAARVGMMMRHPELGCSLSDHFAVEATLAFHPLSSSSAQSSSKAPPNGNKPAPADESLILKAPPKIRQPGQDDASTIPDTDDKYVQDGTYLQSPTPSSIRDNSSFDAQLLSFLTADHLQLPTSAYDFILQEIHKYRLREEKQKKWRGWHFFGSLAVLVGCLVGVWWSPANYVAFVLVLVSSLSLVAGTVDGLMSLLFFRSELGALREFEWEVVNAKLSAGGGVPTADGEGEERGW, encoded by the exons ATGGAAGAGTTACCGACAGAGCTCAACATCGTGACGCTCAATTGCTGGGGCCTCAAATTCATCTCCAAGCTGCGCAATGAACGCTTGGCCGAAATCGGACGTCAACTTGCGATAGCAGACCCTTCACCACACATTGTCTGCTTACAAGAATGCTTCACTCAGGAGGATTACAAGGCCATCCGACGCGAGACGCGCTTCATTCTCCCCTATGGGAAGTTTTACTTCAGCGGGCCTTTCGGAGGAGGGCTCGCCATTCTCTCAAAATGGCCGATTGAAGAGAGCACTCTGTTTCGCTACCCACTGAACGGCCGGCCGACGGCTTTCTGGCGTGGAGATTGGTATGTCGGAAAAGGGGTGGCCTGCGCAAAGGTTCGCTATGGGCCGGCGGCGAAGCAGGTGATTGAGGTGTTCTGTACTCACACTCACTCGCCATATGAGGCTGGTCAACCCAACGATTCATATCTCGCCCAGAGACTCGCGCAGTCATGGGAGATATCAAAACTGCTTCGCGGAGCTGCTGAGCGTGGTCATCTGGTGCTTGGTTGCGGTGACTTCAACATGATTCCCATGTCACTGGAACATCAACTTGTTACCGCCAACACACCTGTTCGCGATGTCTGGAGGGTTTTGCACCCAGACAGCTCTCTCGGGCCAGCAGATCACCCGGCCGAAAAggctcgccgccgcccaaTACCAACTGCAGGGTTCAACATTGAGGAGAATGGCGCCGCTTCAGACGGTCCATATTGCACATGGCGGTGGACCAAAGAACAGCAGAAGCTCCTCGGCCCAGGAAAACCCCCAGTCACCGTCCCCCCTGACACCATCG ACCGCCGCGGCAAACGCCTCGACTACATCTTCGCCGGCTCAGGCGAcatcgcctccctcaacgGCGGCTGGGTCGTCAAGGCCGCCCGCGTAGGCATGATGATGCGCCACCCAGAACTAGGCTGCTCCCTCAGCGACCACTTTGCTGTCGAAGCCACCCTCGCCTTCCACCCtctgtcctcctcctcggcacaGTCCAGCAGTAAAGCACCGCCAAACGGCAACAAGCCCGCCCCCGCGGACGAgtccctcatcctcaaagcGCCCCCCAAAATCCGCCAACCTGGCCAAGACGACGCCAGCACCATCCCCGACACCGACGACAAGTACGTCCAAGACGGAACCTACCTCCagtctcccaccccctcgtCCATCAGGGACAATTCTTCATTTGACGCCCAGCTTTTGTCCTTCCTGACCGCCGATCACCTCCAGCTGCCAACCTCGGCGTATGATTTTATTTTGCAGGAGATCCACAAGTATAGACTCcgggaggagaagcagaagaagtggagggggtggcACTTTTTTGGGTCGTTGGCTGTGTTGGTCGGCTGTTTGGTTGGGGTGTGGTGGTCACCGGCGAACTATGTCGCTTttgtgctggtgctggtgagcAGCTTGAGCCTTGTCGCGGGAACGGTGGATGGGTTGATGAGTTTGTTATTTTTCAGGAGCGAGCTGGGGGCGTTGAGGGAGTTTGAGTGGGAGGTTGTGAATGCTAAACTGAGTGCTGGGGGTGGGGTGCCGACtgcggatggggagggggaggagagagggtggtga
- a CDS encoding hypothetical protein (COG:S; EggNog:ENOG503NXU0) gives MRNPATSGYAPVSTTDHNNNNNNNNNNNNNNNVYAMDDLAGKPLPPTPRNFDPRAFRIYRRDVVTFSLSFLVSLPLVLLVALFTGDGSLFGYHSSPSPSTSATKPNGKFIVPGAGGGGCETTSTVPQYFNTEDGKWAGPTATGKPGFLAQTRELGVEDGKTWVPNEPLQTQVPVRGGDGSEKGGSIFGEMGFLTPYRPAKGFGVKEWPLPEGAEIVQVQMVSRHGSRYPTVGSNVDGLGWRIGEAKKKGGFKTSGDLGFLNEWRYELGQEILVPKGRQELYDSGVLHAYMYGKLYNPNSKIIVRTTTQDRMLKSAENFMAGFFGLGWTSNATIEVIIEDAGYNNSLAGYLNCPNGNKVNGGSKAQEKWIGVYLQNATERLAKLVEGYEWTVEDTYAAQTMCPYETVAYGFSKFCELFTYEEWLHFGYSIDLNFYGNDGFGSPVGRAIGLGYQQEVVARLQNRTLGYSGSQINVTLDNNTGTFPLNQSLYFDFSHDTNIISILAAFGLTQFGATLDPLKYPGQHNFTVSDMTPFGARLDIEIIKTQKPVLANREVDETGKETEYVHFVLNQRTVHLGWSLEECDGARKDGWCELGAFLKAQERMAKMARYEEACHGELSGENWEYGRVVDGVPV, from the exons ATGCGCAACCCGGCCACATCGGGGTACGCCCCTGTGTCGACCACCGACcac aacaacaacaacaacaacaacaacaacaacaacaacaacaacaatgtcTACGCAATGGACGATCTAGCTGGCAAACCACTCCCTCCCACACCCCGAAACTTTGACCCCCGCGCGTTCAGGATCTACAGGAGGGATGTAGTCACCTTCTCGCTGTCGTTTCTGGTGTCGTTGCcgttggtgctgctggtggcgtTGTTTACGGGGGATGGCTCCCTGTTTGGGTATCACTCCTCGCCTTCGCCCTCCACATCAGCCACGAAACCAAACGGTAAGTTTATTGTTCctggggctggtggtggggggtgcGAAACGACTAGTACTGTGCCTCAGTACTTTAATACTGAGGACGGGAAATGGGCTGGGCCAACTGCTACTGGCAAGCCAGGTTTTTTGGCCCAGACGAGGGAGTTGGGCGTGGAAGATGGGAAGACGTGGGTTCCGAACGAGCCGTTGCAGACGCAGGTGCCGGTgcggggtggggatgggagtgagaagggggggagtaTCTTTGGGGAGATGGGGTTTTTGACGCCGTATAGACCGGCTAAAGGGTTTGGGGTCAAGGAGTGGCCTTTGCCGGAGGGGGCGGAGATTGTGCAGGTTCAGATGGTGTCTAGGCATGGGAGTCGGTACCCGACTGTTGGGAGCAATgttgatgggttggggtggaggatcggggaggcgaagaagaagggggggttcAAGACGAGTGGTGATCTAGGGTTTTTGAATGAGTGGAGGTATGAATTGGGGCAGGAGATACTGGTGCCGAAGGGGAGGCAGGAGTTGTATGATTCGGGGGTTTTGCATGCATACATGTATGGGAAGCTGTATAATCCTAACAGCAAGATTATTGTGCGGACGACGACGCAGGACAGGATGTTGAAGTCGGCCGAGAATTTTATGGCGGGGTTctttgggttggggtggacGAGTAATGCGACGATTGAGGTTATCATTGAGGATGCTGGGTACAATAATAGTCTGGCTGGGTATTTGAACTGCCCGAATGGGAACAAGGTGAATGGGGGGTCCAAGGCGCAGGAGAAGTGGATTGGGGTTTACTTGCAGAATG CAACGGAGAGGCTGGCGAAGTTGGTTGAAGGGTACGAGTGGACGGTTGAGGATACATACGCTGCGCAGACAATGTGTCCATATGAGACT GTGGCATACGGCTTCAGCAAGTTCTGCGAGTTGTTTACATATGAAGAGTGGCTTCATTTCGGGTACTCGATCGATCTCAACTTTTACGGAAACGATGGATTTGGATCGCCGGTTGGA AGAGCGATCGGCCTTGGCTACCAGCAAGAAGTCGTTGCCCGCCTCCAGAACCGCACCCTAGGGTACTCAGGCTCCCAGATCAACGTCACCctcgacaacaacaccggcaCATTTCCCCTGAACCAGTCTCTCTACTTTGACTTTTCCCACGACACCAACATTATCAGCATCCTGGCTGCCTTTGGCCTGACGCAGTTCGGGGCCACACTCGACCCGCTCAAGTACCCAGGTCAGCATAACTTTACCGTGTCGGACATGACGCCGTTTGGTGCCAGGCTCGACATCGAGATTATCAAAACTCAAAAACCGGTTCTGGCGAAtcgggaggtggatgagacAGGGAAAGAGACGGAGTATGTCCATTTTGTGCTGAACCAAAGGACGGTGCATTTGGGGTGGAGCTTGGAGGAGTGCGATGGGGCGAGGAAGGATGGGTGGTGTGAGTTGGGGGCATTTTTGAAGGCgcaggagaggatggcgaaGATGGCGAGATACGAGGAGGCTTGCCATGGGGAGTTGAGCGGGGAGAATTGGGAGtatgggagggtggtggatggggtgcCTGTTTAG